The Deltaproteobacteria bacterium PRO3 genome segment TCTCTTGCCCGGTCTGGGGATTGCGCCCCATGCGGGGACGCTTGCTGCGGACCACGAAGTTGCCAAAGCCGCTGATCTTGATCTTTTCGCCTTTTTCGAGCGTGTCCTTCATCGTGTCAAAGATCATCTCGACGATGTCCGAGGATTCCTTTTTGGAAAACCCGATCTTTTCGTAAATCGATTCGACCAGATCCGCTTTGGTCATAACAACCTCCTATAAACTCAGCGCAGCGAAACGCCGATTTTCTCTTTCAAATTTTCCAACAGCCGCTCGCGCGCCTGGTTGACCTCGTCGTCGGTCAGGGTACGCTCGGGACTGCCGTATTCGAGCGTGAAGGTCATGGCCTTCTTCCCCTCTTCGAGGGGTTTCCCTCGATAGAGGTCGAAAAAGACGGCCTGACGCACCCAGGGCCCGCCGTGGGCCCGAATCTGCCCCAGGATTTCGCCGTGGGAGACGGATTCGTCGACGATTAAGTTGAGGTCCCGCCAAATCGAGGGAAACGGCGATACCTCTTGAAATTTTACAGGATTTTTCGATTCTGTCAAAAAGAGATCTAAGGAAATTTCAGCCAGGGCCACCGGGACCCTCAGGCCCAGCTCCTCCCCCAAGACCGGGTTCAGCTCGCCCAATAGGCCCTCCTCGCGCTCGGCCGCGCCGGCTGGAGCCCAGCGGAGGGTCGCCTGGCGCTTGGGATGCAAAAAGCCCTGGGCGCAGGCCCCCTCGAGGAGCACGCCGGGGCCGGCCAGGCCGAACAAGGCCTTCAAGTAACCTTTGAGGTCTAGGAAAGAAACCCCTTCTTCTTTCTCAAGAAAATGCAGGCCACGGCGCGACCCGCTGAGCCCCAGACAGAGGCGCCAGCGCTCGGCGAAGGGGGGCGAGGTCTCGGGCTTAGGCAGGTAAACCGGGCGCAGCTCGAAGAGCTTCAGGTCCTTGTTGCCCCGATGGACATTCGACTGGAGGGTCTGAACCATCTGCGGCAGGAGGCTGGGCCGCATCACCGCCAGCTCCTCGCTGATCGGATTGAGCAGCGTCATGGCCTCGGGGGCCTCGAAGCCGAAGCGGCGCAGCAGCTGGGGCGAGGTAAAACTGTAATGCAGGACCTCGGAAAAACCCCAGCCGACCAAGGCCCGGCGAATCCGGTCGAAGGGATGCTCGCGGGGAGGGGGCAGCTCGTGGAGGGAGATCCGGGGGTATTTCGTGGGGACCCGGTCGTAGCCGTAGAGTCGGGCGGCCTCTTCCACCAGGTCGATCTCACGGCTCAAGTCACCTCGGTAGCTGGGAACGGCGTAGGTCGCGGCCTCTTCCGTGGCGCTTTTTTCTTCCAGACCGAGAGCCCGGAAGGAGCGGCGGATCGTCTCGGCGGGGATCTCGTAGCCCAAGGTGCGGCTCAGGGTTTGGCGCCGCAGAGGAATCTCGCGAGGGAGCACCGGCTGGGGATACATATCGACGACGTCCGAGCTGGCCGCTCCGCCCGCCCATTCCTGGATGAGGGCCGCGAGGCGGTTCAAGGCCTCGAGGCAGCCGTTGGGGTCAACCCCGCGTTCGAAGCGATAGGAACTCTCGGTCTGCAGCCCGACCCGCTTGGCGGTCCTGCGCACGGCGTCGGGCGCGAAATAGGCGCTCTCGAGGAGGAGCTCTTGGGTGTCCGGCTCGACGCCGGAATCGGCGCCGCCCATGACGCCGGCCAGGGCCAGGATGCGCTCGGCGTCGGCGATGACCAGGTCGCCCTCCTGCAGGGGGCGCGGCTTGCCGTCGAGGGTGACGATGGACTCGCCCGCCTGGGCCCGGCGGATCTCGAGGCGGCCCTGGCGGATCTGCCTTAAGTCGAAGGCGTGCAGGGGCTGTCCGGTCTCGAGCATGACGTAATTGGTGGCGTCGACGACGTTGTTGATCGCGCGAATCCCGCAGGCCTCGAGCCGGCGCTGGGCCCAGCGCGGCGAGGGTCCGACCTTGACGCCGCGGACGAGGCGGCAGGTATAGCGCGGGCAGAGGTCGGGGGCCTGCAGTTGGACGCGGATATTTTCTTCTAATGAAAATCCTTGCTGAAGGGGCCCTTCGCGCTTGTCCCCCGATAAGGGGGGGCCGGCCCCTACGGGCGCATCGAAGGCGGCGGCCACTTCCCGCGCCAAGCCCCGCATCGACAGGCAATCGCCGCGGTTCGGCGTCACATTGACCTCAAGGATGGTGTCGTCCAGGCCCAAGGCCTCGGCAAGCGGGACTCCCTCGGGCGTCTCCGGGGGAAGAATCAGGATCCCCTCGCTCTCGGCGGCAAAGCCCAATTCTTTCTCGGAACAGAGCATCCCGCCCGACTTCACCTTGCGGATGACCGTCTCTTGGATCTCCATGCCGTTGGGCAATCGCGCCCCGGGCAGGGCCAAGGCGACCTTGTCGCCGGCCTTGTGGTTCTTCGCGCCGCAGACGATCTGGTGGACCTGCGCGCCGGTGCGGACCTCGCAAAGAGTGAGGCGGTCGGCCTGCGGGTGCTTATCGACCTTTAGCAGGGTCGCGGTCACGACCTTTTCGAGCCCCTTACCCTGCGCGTGCAGGCCCTCGATCTCGAGGCCGGCGCGGGTCAGGCGGTCGGCGACGGTCTGGGCGTCGGCCTCGACCTTGACGAATTCTTTGATCCAATTGACGGAGGCTTTCATGTTTTATTTCCGATGGGGAAATTTATTTCATTTCGGTGGATCTTAACTTTGTTACTTTTGCGTCTTTGCCGACTCCGTAGGGACCGTTCGCGAACGGCCCCTACGCTAAAATTGCTTCAAAAACCGAATGTCGTTCTCGAAAAACAACCTCAAGTCGTTGATCCCGAACTTGAGCATCGCCAGGCGCTCGAGCCCGATGCCAAAGGCGAAGCCCTGGTACTTGTCGGGATCGTAGTCGACGAATTTGAAGACCTCGGGATCGACCATCCCGCAGCCCAGCACCTCGATCCAGCCCGTGCCCTTGCAGAGATTGCAGCCCTTGCCCGCGCACTTGAAGCAGCTCATGTCGAGCTCAGCGCTGGGCTCGGTGAAGGGGAAAAAGCTGGGGCGAAACCGCACCTGGGTCGAGGCACCAAACAGGCCCTGGATGAAGAGTGACAGCACGCCCTTCAAGTCCGCGAAGGTGATCCCCTCGTCCACCCACAGGCCTTCGATCTGGTGGAACATCGGCGTGTGCGTGACGTCGGAATCGGAGCGGTAGACGGCGCCCGGCGCGATCATCCGCAGCGGCGGTCGCTGTCCCTTCATGACGCGGATCTGCACGGTGGAGGTGTGGGTGCGCAGCAGCCACTTTCGGCCCTGCAAATAAAAGGTGTCCTGCAGGTCGCGGGCCGGGTGGTGCACGGGGATATTGAGGGCCTCGAAGTTATGGAAGTCGTCCTCGATCTCGGGGCCGGTGCGGGTGACGAAGCCGAGGCGCTCGAAGAGCTCGCGGGCCATCTCCAGGATCTGGGTCACCGGATGGAGGTGTCCCAGGGACTCGGGCCGGCCCGGCAAGGTGACGTCGAACTTGTCGGCTTGGAGCTGGCGCTCGATCTGCGCGGCCTTGAACTTGCGCAGGGCGGCGTCGTATTCGCCCTCGAGAAACTGCTTCACCTCGTTGGCCGCGGCGCCCACCAAGGGGCGGTCCTCGGCGCCGAGCCGCCCCATTTCCTTCAAGACCTCGGTCAGCCGGCCCTTTTTTCCCAAAAACTCGGTTTTGACCTCTAGGAGCTTGGCCTCGTCGTCGGCCTTGGCGAGCGCGGCGGGGAATTCCTTCCGAAGCCGCTCCAAATTTTGCAGGAGGGAGTCTTTCATCCGGTCAGCCATTCGCCGGCGCATTTTGTGCCCGGCTCAGGGGAGATTATAGGGGCCCAATATCGTCCGGCACCGAGGCCGGGTCCGCAACCGCTTGGGCTGGGGACCGAATCGGCCGACGGCCTCGCAGGCTTGCGACTTCGACCGAAGCCCTTTGGGGTCGCCGCCGGTCGAAGGCCCAAGCCCTTGGAAAAGGCTTAAGCCTTCTTCGCAGCCTCGACGACCTTCGCGAAGGCCGAAGGATCTTCCGAGGCCAGGAAGGCGAGGACCTTGCGGTCGAGCGCGATCTTGGCCTTCTTCAGTCCGCCCATCAGCTTGCTGTAGCTGAGGCCGAGGGCCTCGGCGGCGGCGCCGATGCGCTGGATCCAGAGGCTGCGGAAGTCGCGCTTCTTGATGCGGCGGCCGACGTA includes the following:
- a CDS encoding phenylalanine--tRNA ligase subunit beta; this translates as MKASVNWIKEFVKVEADAQTVADRLTRAGLEIEGLHAQGKGLEKVVTATLLKVDKHPQADRLTLCEVRTGAQVHQIVCGAKNHKAGDKVALALPGARLPNGMEIQETVIRKVKSGGMLCSEKELGFAAESEGILILPPETPEGVPLAEALGLDDTILEVNVTPNRGDCLSMRGLAREVAAAFDAPVGAGPPLSGDKREGPLQQGFSLEENIRVQLQAPDLCPRYTCRLVRGVKVGPSPRWAQRRLEACGIRAINNVVDATNYVMLETGQPLHAFDLRQIRQGRLEIRRAQAGESIVTLDGKPRPLQEGDLVIADAERILALAGVMGGADSGVEPDTQELLLESAYFAPDAVRRTAKRVGLQTESSYRFERGVDPNGCLEALNRLAALIQEWAGGAASSDVVDMYPQPVLPREIPLRRQTLSRTLGYEIPAETIRRSFRALGLEEKSATEEAATYAVPSYRGDLSREIDLVEEAARLYGYDRVPTKYPRISLHELPPPREHPFDRIRRALVGWGFSEVLHYSFTSPQLLRRFGFEAPEAMTLLNPISEELAVMRPSLLPQMVQTLQSNVHRGNKDLKLFELRPVYLPKPETSPPFAERWRLCLGLSGSRRGLHFLEKEEGVSFLDLKGYLKALFGLAGPGVLLEGACAQGFLHPKRQATLRWAPAGAAEREEGLLGELNPVLGEELGLRVPVALAEISLDLFLTESKNPVKFQEVSPFPSIWRDLNLIVDESVSHGEILGQIRAHGGPWVRQAVFFDLYRGKPLEEGKKAMTFTLEYGSPERTLTDDEVNQARERLLENLKEKIGVSLR
- a CDS encoding integration host factor subunit alpha → MTKADLVESIYEKIGFSKKESSDIVEMIFDTMKDTLEKGEKIKISGFGNFVVRSKRPRMGRNPQTGQEIEISARRVLTFRPSQVLKQALNKE
- the rplT gene encoding 50S ribosomal protein L20 encodes the protein MPRVKRGFKARRRRNKVLKAAKGYRGGHSKLFRTAQESVDKAQSYAYVGRRIKKRDFRSLWIQRIGAAAEALGLSYSKLMGGLKKAKIALDRKVLAFLASEDPSAFAKVVEAAKKA
- the pheS gene encoding phenylalanine--tRNA ligase subunit alpha encodes the protein MADRMKDSLLQNLERLRKEFPAALAKADDEAKLLEVKTEFLGKKGRLTEVLKEMGRLGAEDRPLVGAAANEVKQFLEGEYDAALRKFKAAQIERQLQADKFDVTLPGRPESLGHLHPVTQILEMARELFERLGFVTRTGPEIEDDFHNFEALNIPVHHPARDLQDTFYLQGRKWLLRTHTSTVQIRVMKGQRPPLRMIAPGAVYRSDSDVTHTPMFHQIEGLWVDEGITFADLKGVLSLFIQGLFGASTQVRFRPSFFPFTEPSAELDMSCFKCAGKGCNLCKGTGWIEVLGCGMVDPEVFKFVDYDPDKYQGFAFGIGLERLAMLKFGINDLRLFFENDIRFLKQF